The proteins below are encoded in one region of Segatella copri:
- a CDS encoding imm11 family protein yields MKKYYILQKEAYSIYPQVDCLSVFQAQQISSWKIFSGIKPKLSFRLKKKAKFTDVLSSTAGPFTDFLISSKVKEIIDSSHVMQHQFFEASIKTNDQEYEYYWLHLSQPNLVDALNYEESEFYQTEWEFLNKGPIKIKSYEHYMELKAKDEDGSFGVSLNKIVLKENFDRSLDLFFLLPFDFNIYVSEGLKDKLESSGVTGISFSNSITF; encoded by the coding sequence ATGAAAAAATATTATATTTTACAGAAAGAGGCATACAGCATATATCCGCAAGTCGATTGCTTGTCTGTATTCCAAGCACAACAAATCAGTTCTTGGAAAATATTTTCGGGCATAAAGCCAAAGTTAAGTTTTCGTTTGAAAAAGAAAGCAAAGTTTACAGATGTCTTAAGTTCTACAGCAGGTCCATTTACTGATTTTTTAATCAGTTCCAAAGTCAAAGAGATAATTGATAGTTCACATGTCATGCAACATCAGTTTTTTGAAGCATCTATTAAAACAAATGACCAAGAATATGAGTACTATTGGCTGCACTTATCACAACCAAATCTTGTAGATGCTTTAAATTACGAAGAATCAGAGTTTTACCAAACAGAATGGGAATTTCTAAATAAAGGGCCAATAAAAATAAAGTCGTATGAGCACTATATGGAGTTAAAAGCGAAAGACGAAGATGGTTCATTTGGTGTTTCATTAAATAAAATCGTATTAAAAGAAAATTTTGATAGGTCTTTAGATTTATTTTTTTTACTGCCTTTCGATTTTAATATCTATGTGTCGGAGGGTTTAAAGGATAAATTAGAAAGCAGTGGTGTAACAGGAATTTCTTTTTCTAATTCGATTACATTTTAA
- a CDS encoding XAC2610-related protein: MKKIVFILLIFCSFLVVWGCNKNKTKCVPQKEATSDSSMRSNDDTLSLMIEHEVDDVDYGVIIKRGDKTIHRFGYKYPEDDDLVPNEERIDSCLLTDLNFDGIKEDVLFYLGSFGASGTKHFDACVWNPNTEHYDKIEEFKDIPNPKISDKYKCILSRVYVSSAENEYAKYVCTNGHLIKVAELRQYWKGNIYPERDRAVYEEHFIKANVWKRNLKLNQISDFWKPVVPF; encoded by the coding sequence ATGAAAAAGATAGTTTTTATTCTACTCATTTTTTGTAGTTTTCTTGTAGTATGGGGATGCAATAAGAATAAAACGAAATGTGTTCCACAGAAAGAAGCAACTTCTGATTCTTCTATGAGAAGTAATGACGACACTCTAAGCCTTATGATAGAGCATGAGGTTGACGATGTTGATTATGGAGTGATTATAAAACGTGGCGACAAGACCATTCATCGCTTCGGATACAAATATCCTGAAGATGATGATCTTGTACCAAATGAAGAACGTATTGATAGTTGTCTGTTGACTGACTTGAATTTTGACGGTATAAAAGAAGATGTGCTGTTTTATTTGGGTAGCTTTGGTGCTTCTGGCACTAAACATTTTGATGCATGTGTTTGGAATCCTAATACTGAACATTATGACAAAATTGAAGAATTCAAAGATATTCCAAACCCCAAAATCAGCGACAAATACAAGTGTATTCTTTCAAGAGTGTATGTTTCTTCCGCAGAGAACGAATATGCAAAATATGTATGCACCAATGGACATCTCATTAAGGTTGCCGAATTGAGACAATATTGGAAAGGGAACATTTATCCAGAGCGAGACAGGGCTGTTTATGAAGAGCATTTTATTAAAGCTAATGTTTGGAAGAGAAACTTGAAACTAAATCAAATTAGCGATTTCTGGAAACCGGTCGTACCGTTTTGA
- a CDS encoding STM3941 family protein — protein MKQNDKNIKEIRIYHSLWKNILLTVGCFAFAAGGYFILHDANTSWPTKVFGGIGCMVFFGCGGMLMFMMTLYNITTHIPFLIIHDDRLDIYEQRKRTYRTIYFKDVEQFRLISIYSNNYIAIDYCTVPLMRKMENASCLTQRMMKFNVSVSGAIESILVQNLTMRGKDICNTLNNRMKIWRSNCN, from the coding sequence ATGAAACAAAACGATAAAAATATAAAAGAGATACGAATATACCATAGCCTTTGGAAGAATATTCTTCTGACTGTTGGTTGTTTTGCTTTTGCTGCAGGTGGATATTTCATACTCCATGATGCTAATACCTCATGGCCAACAAAAGTATTTGGCGGTATAGGATGCATGGTGTTTTTTGGTTGTGGCGGAATGCTTATGTTTATGATGACTTTGTATAACATAACTACTCATATACCATTTTTGATAATCCATGACGATAGGCTTGACATTTACGAACAGCGCAAGAGAACATATCGAACAATCTATTTTAAAGATGTGGAGCAATTTCGCCTAATTAGTATATATTCTAACAACTACATAGCCATTGATTATTGTACAGTACCTTTGATGCGTAAGATGGAAAATGCTTCATGTCTAACCCAACGTATGATGAAATTTAATGTGTCTGTATCAGGAGCAATAGAAAGCATCCTCGTGCAGAATCTGACAATGAGGGGTAAGGACATATGCAATACTTTGAACAATCGAATGAAAATATGGAGGTCGAACTGCAATTAA
- a CDS encoding DUF4840 domain-containing protein has product MKKISMVIVAISAMISLNGCHEDPTYVDSYFQRQSVIEELSNELKGQYSSIFIPVIYNASQEQMDYKSLWKGEVTENGQPIIHYTFGGYENRTVTLQQVPISWISFVIKDTKLAEAVKLLPDYDISIPYSFASSDEETGEASKMGKIIYSDSKVPVTLNYGGKQHLVLFNFKCPSQFVFDADKRPISPGRIQLELKSIIVDNVIVQEIDGYLGGEYFLSIMGKTDPISK; this is encoded by the coding sequence ATGAAAAAGATATCAATGGTCATTGTGGCTATTTCAGCCATGATTAGTTTAAACGGATGCCATGAGGATCCTACTTATGTGGATTCTTACTTCCAGCGTCAAAGTGTAATTGAGGAGTTGAGTAATGAGCTTAAAGGACAATACAGCAGTATATTCATTCCTGTAATCTATAATGCATCGCAAGAACAGATGGATTATAAAAGTTTATGGAAGGGTGAGGTCACAGAAAATGGTCAACCTATCATCCACTACACTTTTGGAGGGTACGAAAACCGGACTGTCACCTTACAGCAAGTCCCAATCAGCTGGATAAGTTTTGTTATAAAAGATACTAAATTGGCAGAAGCAGTCAAGCTGTTGCCCGATTATGATATTTCGATACCTTATTCTTTTGCAAGCTCAGACGAAGAAACAGGAGAAGCGAGCAAAATGGGGAAAATCATATATAGCGATAGCAAAGTACCTGTGACACTGAACTATGGCGGAAAGCAGCATCTTGTGCTTTTCAACTTTAAATGTCCTTCGCAATTTGTTTTTGATGCAGACAAGCGTCCTATCTCTCCAGGAAGGATCCAACTGGAACTCAAATCAATTATTGTTGACAATGTAATTGTCCAAGAAATTGATGGCTATTTAGGGGGAGAGTACTTTCTTAGTATTATGGGCAAAACAGATCCAATCTCGAAATGA
- a CDS encoding DUF4377 domain-containing protein: protein MMNINFFRMLLMTFLAMAGLAACSDDDEPKDSVKEIRMLVSAETGVTYAWGDDMKENPIECLLVKTEGDSEEWQDLGFKQIKGFTYERGHEYYLSVKRTILANPPADASDRRYELIRVLQDRLVADPEIPIDKEIKTEADIEYYDLCPFEKYGVASTIVVDDEGKINGKVEYDNVSPLPSYDKARIWLVNILDHKDPNWVKFHSVPYQATYSYVISPFTDKIRLVRNESSGPMFKNVVPEDEFTRIRSMNSGEEVRYALILANVHKKGLQKVEFIIIKK, encoded by the coding sequence ATGATGAATATAAATTTTTTCAGAATGCTGCTCATGACATTCCTCGCCATGGCAGGACTGGCAGCTTGTAGCGATGATGATGAGCCTAAAGATTCAGTCAAAGAAATCAGGATGCTGGTGTCGGCAGAAACAGGCGTGACGTATGCGTGGGGCGATGATATGAAGGAAAACCCCATAGAGTGCTTGCTCGTCAAGACGGAAGGTGATTCCGAAGAATGGCAAGACCTTGGATTTAAACAGATAAAAGGCTTTACCTATGAACGCGGGCACGAATATTATCTCTCGGTAAAGCGCACAATCCTCGCCAATCCACCTGCGGATGCTTCCGACCGCAGATATGAACTTATCCGTGTTCTTCAAGACAGGCTTGTAGCAGACCCTGAAATTCCGATTGACAAAGAGATAAAAACAGAAGCAGACATAGAATACTATGACTTGTGTCCTTTCGAAAAGTATGGCGTAGCTAGCACTATTGTAGTAGATGATGAAGGTAAAATAAATGGTAAAGTTGAATATGACAATGTTTCGCCGCTACCATCTTACGATAAGGCGCGTATATGGCTGGTAAATATCCTTGATCATAAAGACCCGAACTGGGTGAAATTCCATAGTGTGCCTTATCAAGCAACTTACTCGTATGTCATTTCACCCTTTACCGACAAAATTCGTCTGGTGCGTAACGAGTCATCCGGCCCGATGTTCAAGAATGTCGTTCCAGAAGACGAGTTTACACGTATCCGCTCCATGAACTCCGGCGAGGAGGTCAGATATGCGCTTATTCTTGCCAACGTCCATAAAAAGGGGCTTCAAAAGGTGGAATTTATCATAATAAAGAAATAA